The Chryseolinea soli genome contains a region encoding:
- the rplW gene encoding 50S ribosomal protein L23, which produces MSTLKKPLVTEKVSALNEKGKYGFIVAFDANKVEIKKAVEKQYAVNVASVNTMVVMGKKKTRYTKAGVLAGRKPSYKKAIVTLAAGEVIDFYSNV; this is translated from the coding sequence ATGAGCACCCTGAAGAAACCCCTAGTAACGGAAAAGGTCTCTGCTCTGAATGAGAAGGGAAAATACGGTTTCATCGTCGCATTTGATGCGAACAAGGTGGAGATCAAGAAGGCCGTAGAAAAACAATACGCCGTAAACGTAGCAAGCGTAAACACCATGGTCGTGATGGGTAAGAAAAAGACCCGTTACACAAAGGCCGGTGTATTGGCAGGCCGCAAGCCCAGCTACAAGAAGGCCATCGTTACCCTGGCCGCAGGCGAAGTAATTGACTTTTATAGCAACGTCTAA
- the rplV gene encoding 50S ribosomal protein L22 yields the protein MEAVAKKTKKSVLKREKRDARKEAAKTGPSVAKLKNVPTSPRKMRLVADLIRGERVNKALNILKYEPKVGAPKLEKLLLSAISGWEAKHTDVKLEDADLYVKEIFVDGGRILKRLRPAPQGRAHRVRKRSNHVTLVVASLKKAGAEVTSTEKETKE from the coding sequence ATGGAAGCTGTAGCGAAAAAGACAAAGAAGTCTGTGCTGAAACGCGAAAAGCGTGACGCCAGAAAAGAGGCGGCAAAGACCGGCCCTTCGGTAGCCAAGTTGAAAAACGTTCCCACATCGCCCCGCAAGATGCGTCTTGTAGCGGACCTGATCCGTGGCGAACGGGTGAACAAGGCCCTGAACATCCTGAAGTATGAGCCCAAAGTGGGCGCTCCTAAACTGGAGAAATTGCTCCTCTCCGCCATCTCCGGCTGGGAAGCAAAACACACGGATGTGAAACTGGAAGATGCCGACCTGTACGTGAAAGAAATTTTTGTGGATGGTGGCCGCATTCTGAAAAGACTGAGACCCGCTCCCCAAGGAAGAGCACACCGGGTGAGAAAACGTTCAAACCACGTGACACTCGTAGTAGCCAGCTTGAAAAAAGCAGGCGCTGAAGTAACATCGACTGAAAAAGAAACGAAGGAATAA
- the rplD gene encoding 50S ribosomal protein L4 has protein sequence MEVTVFKSSGEKSSKTVSLSDLVFGIEPNDHAIYLDVKSYLANQRQGTHKAKQRNEISGSSKKLKKQKGTGGARAGNIKNPQFKGGGRVFGPQPRDYSFKLNKKVKDLARKSALTYKAKDNSIAILEDFTFETPKTKQFTALLKALSLGEKKTLLVLPEANKNVVLSGRNIQNAKITTADQINTYDVMNADSVIFVESSISKIENLLNKA, from the coding sequence ATGGAAGTAACCGTATTCAAATCCAGCGGCGAAAAATCCAGCAAGACCGTAAGTCTGTCGGACCTGGTGTTTGGCATCGAGCCCAACGACCACGCGATCTATTTGGACGTAAAGAGCTACCTGGCCAATCAACGCCAAGGTACACACAAGGCCAAGCAACGTAACGAGATCTCAGGTTCTTCCAAGAAACTGAAGAAGCAAAAAGGAACTGGTGGAGCCCGTGCGGGTAACATCAAGAACCCTCAGTTCAAAGGTGGTGGACGCGTATTCGGTCCTCAACCCCGTGACTACTCGTTCAAGTTGAACAAGAAAGTGAAAGACCTCGCCCGTAAGTCTGCCCTGACTTACAAAGCAAAAGATAACTCGATTGCTATTTTGGAAGACTTCACCTTCGAAACTCCCAAGACCAAGCAATTCACAGCGCTTCTGAAAGCCCTTTCGCTGGGCGAAAAGAAAACGCTCCTCGTTCTGCCCGAAGCCAACAAGAATGTTGTGTTGTCCGGAAGAAACATCCAGAACGCAAAAATTACTACTGCCGATCAAATCAATACATACGATGTGATGAACGCCGACAGCGTGATCTTCGTGGAGAGCTCGATCAGCAAGATTGAAAACCTTTTAAATAAAGCATAA
- the rplC gene encoding 50S ribosomal protein L3 — protein MPGIIGKKIGMTSVFGADGVNIACTVIEAGPCVVTQVKNEETDGYRAVQLAFGEKKEKHTPKAAIGHFKKANTTPKKDIVEFRDFSTEFDGMVELGKEIRIQDVFVEGDFIDAVGTSKGKGFQGVVKRHNFAGVGGQTHGQHNRLRAPGSMGNASFASRVPKGKRLAGRMGTDRVTITNLKVVKIMPEQNLIVISGSLPGPKNSTVILQK, from the coding sequence ATGCCTGGAATTATAGGAAAGAAAATAGGAATGACGAGTGTGTTTGGCGCCGATGGCGTAAACATCGCTTGCACGGTTATCGAAGCCGGTCCTTGCGTCGTGACGCAAGTGAAAAACGAAGAGACAGACGGATACCGTGCTGTACAATTAGCATTTGGTGAGAAGAAGGAGAAACATACCCCGAAAGCGGCTATTGGACACTTCAAGAAAGCTAACACCACCCCCAAGAAAGACATCGTAGAGTTCCGCGACTTCAGTACGGAATTCGATGGAATGGTAGAACTCGGAAAAGAGATCCGCATCCAGGACGTTTTTGTTGAAGGCGATTTTATCGATGCCGTTGGTACTTCCAAGGGTAAAGGTTTCCAGGGCGTTGTGAAGCGTCACAACTTTGCCGGTGTGGGTGGTCAAACGCACGGTCAGCATAACCGTCTTCGCGCTCCCGGTTCCATGGGTAACGCGTCGTTCGCGTCCCGCGTGCCCAAAGGCAAGCGTCTTGCCGGCCGCATGGGTACCGACCGCGTGACGATCACCAACCTGAAGGTTGTGAAGATCATGCCTGAGCAAAACCTCATCGTTATTAGCGGTTCCCTCCCGGGACCTAAAAATTCAACCGTAATCCTTCAGAAATAA
- the rplR gene encoding 50S ribosomal protein L18: MAGKNIERRERIKLGVRKRVTGTTDRPRLSVFRSNKGLFVQIIDDLKGTTVVSASTAELGEKAKLNVENSKNVGKKIAEKALASGIQSIVFDRNGYLYHGNIKALAEGAREGGLKF, from the coding sequence ATGGCAGGCAAGAATATAGAAAGAAGAGAGCGGATCAAGTTAGGTGTCCGTAAGAGAGTAACCGGCACTACAGACAGACCTCGTTTGTCCGTGTTCAGAAGCAACAAAGGCTTGTTCGTTCAGATCATCGACGATCTGAAAGGCACCACAGTAGTTTCTGCTTCCACCGCAGAGCTTGGCGAAAAGGCAAAGCTAAACGTGGAGAACTCGAAGAATGTAGGCAAAAAGATCGCAGAAAAAGCTTTGGCCTCCGGCATTCAGAGCATCGTCTTCGATCGCAATGGTTACCTCTACCATGGAAATATCAAAGCTTTGGCTGAAGGTGCCAGAGAAGGTGGTTTAAAATTCTAA
- the rpsQ gene encoding 30S ribosomal protein S17, giving the protein MERNDRKERVGKVVSNKMQKTITVAVDRKVKHPIYGKFVNRTTKFKAHDEANTAGIGDTVRIMETRPLSKDKRWRLVEVVEKAK; this is encoded by the coding sequence ATGGAAAGGAACGACAGAAAAGAACGGGTGGGCAAAGTGGTTAGCAATAAAATGCAAAAGACCATCACCGTAGCCGTAGACAGAAAGGTAAAGCACCCCATCTACGGAAAGTTTGTGAACCGTACGACCAAGTTCAAGGCGCACGACGAGGCCAACACTGCAGGTATCGGCGATACCGTACGCATCATGGAAACCCGTCCGTTGAGCAAGGACAAGCGTTGGAGATTAGTAGAAGTAGTTGAAAAAGCGAAGTAA
- a CDS encoding FecCD family ABC transporter permease — protein sequence MHWIHRKSWIILPLLLVLLFIVNLGMGSVRIPPGTILSILSGSETANPIWHDIVWEFRMTKALTCILAGGALSIAGLQMQTLFRNALAGPDVLGLSSGASLAVSLVFMSQAAGLEILSTPSPWAIAGAASLGCCGVFLVVIVIAQRLRDNTSLLIIGLMMGATTSSLVSVLQFLSKPEQQQSYMLWTFGSLGRLNWTEIKVLTSILVTSGLVALFSTKALNGWLLGDNYAQSIGIHLNRSRLVILLTTSLLTGGVTAFCGPIAFVGLAVPHLTKLMIKTHNHKILIPAVSVGGGVLMLFCDIVTQLPGSAYVLPINAITAMVGAPVVIWIILRAKRLSV from the coding sequence ATGCACTGGATTCACCGAAAAAGCTGGATTATCCTACCCCTGCTGCTGGTTTTACTCTTCATAGTAAACCTGGGCATGGGCAGCGTCCGCATCCCTCCCGGCACCATTTTGAGCATCCTTTCCGGCAGTGAAACCGCCAACCCCATATGGCACGACATCGTTTGGGAGTTTCGGATGACCAAGGCCCTGACCTGCATTTTGGCGGGAGGCGCCCTTTCCATTGCCGGTCTTCAAATGCAAACCCTTTTTCGCAACGCCCTGGCCGGACCGGATGTGCTCGGCCTCAGTTCGGGCGCAAGCCTGGCCGTGTCGCTGGTATTTATGAGCCAGGCCGCCGGATTGGAAATACTTTCGACGCCTAGCCCCTGGGCCATTGCCGGGGCCGCCAGCCTGGGATGCTGCGGGGTGTTTCTCGTTGTTATTGTTATCGCCCAGCGACTCCGGGACAATACTTCCTTATTAATAATAGGACTCATGATGGGGGCAACCACCTCCAGCCTGGTGAGCGTGCTCCAATTTCTCAGCAAACCCGAACAACAGCAGTCCTACATGCTCTGGACCTTTGGCAGCCTGGGGCGGCTCAATTGGACGGAGATAAAGGTGCTGACCTCCATCTTGGTGACGAGCGGGCTAGTGGCCCTTTTTTCAACAAAAGCGCTGAACGGATGGCTCCTGGGGGACAATTATGCGCAAAGTATTGGCATTCATTTAAACCGCTCGAGATTGGTCATCCTTCTCACCACCAGTCTTTTAACGGGGGGTGTAACGGCCTTTTGCGGACCCATCGCCTTTGTGGGGCTGGCGGTTCCACACCTGACCAAGCTGATGATCAAGACCCACAATCACAAAATACTGATCCCGGCCGTGAGCGTCGGTGGCGGGGTGTTGATGCTTTTTTGTGATATCGTGACGCAGCTTCCGGGGAGCGCCTATGTGCTTCCCATCAACGCCATCACCGCTATGGTGGGCGCTCCGGTGGTGATCTGGATTATTTTGCGGGCAAAACGGCTTTCGGTGTGA
- the rplN gene encoding 50S ribosomal protein L14 has translation MISTESRLTVADNSGAKEVLCMHVLGGTKRRYASVGDKIVVTVKSAMPSSQVKKGTVSKAVVVRTTKEVRRKDGSYIRFEDNAAVLLNAQDEPRGTRIFGPVARELREKQFMKIVSLAPEVI, from the coding sequence ATGATAAGCACCGAATCAAGACTTACCGTAGCAGACAATAGCGGCGCCAAAGAAGTACTGTGTATGCACGTACTCGGCGGAACCAAAAGACGCTATGCTTCCGTAGGCGATAAAATCGTAGTGACTGTGAAGTCCGCGATGCCCAGCAGCCAGGTTAAAAAAGGCACTGTGTCTAAAGCTGTCGTGGTTAGAACGACGAAAGAAGTAAGAAGAAAAGACGGATCCTACATCCGTTTTGAAGATAACGCTGCCGTTCTTTTGAACGCTCAGGACGAACCCCGTGGAACCCGTATTTTCGGCCCCGTGGCACGCGAGCTCAGAGAAAAGCAGTTCATGAAAATTGTATCACTGGCCCCTGAAGTAATCTAA
- the rplB gene encoding 50S ribosomal protein L2, with translation MALKKLKPITAGTRHRLAPSFDDITTNIPEKSLLTTIKKTGGRNKQGKMTMRYIGGGHKQKLREIDFKRNKTGIPATVKSIEYDPTRSARIALLFYADGSKTYIIAPNGLKVDQVVVSGPDVAPEIGNALPLAKIPVGTVVHNVEMKPGKGGAIARSAGCFVQLLARENGMATLKMPSGEMRSVLDVCMATVGATSNPDHMNESVGKAGRSRWRGIRPRTRAVAMNPVDHPMGGGEGRASGGHPRSRNGLYAKGKKTRHPKKYSDRLIIAKRKK, from the coding sequence ATGGCGCTGAAGAAATTAAAACCGATCACAGCAGGAACGCGACATAGACTCGCCCCTTCCTTCGACGATATTACGACCAACATCCCGGAGAAATCCTTGTTGACCACCATCAAGAAAACCGGTGGACGGAACAAGCAAGGAAAGATGACCATGCGCTACATTGGTGGCGGTCACAAGCAGAAGTTGAGAGAGATCGACTTCAAACGCAACAAGACAGGCATCCCGGCAACTGTAAAGTCTATTGAATACGATCCTACCCGTTCTGCCCGTATAGCCCTGCTATTCTATGCCGACGGTTCGAAGACCTATATCATTGCTCCCAACGGATTGAAGGTAGACCAGGTAGTGGTTTCCGGTCCGGACGTAGCACCTGAAATTGGAAACGCTCTTCCCCTGGCGAAGATCCCCGTAGGTACCGTGGTACACAACGTGGAAATGAAACCCGGAAAAGGTGGCGCTATCGCCCGCAGCGCAGGATGCTTTGTGCAACTCCTGGCCCGCGAAAACGGTATGGCTACTTTGAAAATGCCTTCTGGCGAAATGCGCAGCGTACTTGACGTGTGCATGGCAACGGTAGGCGCAACATCGAACCCTGACCACATGAACGAAAGTGTGGGTAAGGCTGGTCGCTCACGCTGGAGAGGCATTCGCCCCCGCACCCGTGCCGTGGCCATGAACCCTGTCGATCACCCGATGGGTGGTGGTGAAGGACGCGCATCCGGAGGACATCCGAGATCACGCAACGGACTTTATGCGAAAGGCAAGAAGACCCGTCACCCGAAGAAATATTCTGATCGCCTAATCATTGCTAAGAGGAAAAAATAA
- the rpsH gene encoding 30S ribosomal protein S8 — protein sequence MTDPIADYLTRLRNAIRANHKVVEIPASNLKKEITKVLFDKGFILNYKFQDGEHSQGIIKIALKYNPETKESAITTLERISTPGLRQYANTGSMPRVMNGLGVAILSTSKGVITDKEARTLNVGGEVLCYVY from the coding sequence ATGACTGATCCGATAGCAGATTACTTAACCCGGTTGCGGAATGCCATTAGGGCCAACCATAAGGTGGTTGAAATCCCCGCTTCCAATCTCAAAAAGGAGATTACGAAGGTTCTTTTTGACAAAGGGTTTATCCTGAACTACAAGTTCCAGGACGGTGAACATAGCCAAGGCATTATCAAGATCGCCTTGAAGTACAATCCTGAAACGAAGGAGTCAGCTATAACTACCTTGGAAAGAATCAGCACACCTGGTTTGCGCCAGTATGCCAACACCGGTTCCATGCCGCGCGTAATGAACGGCCTGGGCGTTGCCATCCTGTCGACATCCAAAGGGGTGATCACCGACAAGGAAGCACGCACCCTCAACGTAGGTGGTGAAGTATTGTGTTACGTGTATTAA
- the rpsN gene encoding 30S ribosomal protein S14, translating to MAKTSVIARQTKREKLVATYAAKRKALKEAGDYAALDKLPRNASPVRLKNRCKLTGRPKGYMGKFGVCRNVFREMASAGKIPGVTKASW from the coding sequence ATGGCTAAAACATCAGTAATAGCAAGGCAGACAAAACGTGAGAAGCTGGTAGCGACCTACGCAGCAAAACGGAAAGCCTTAAAAGAGGCCGGCGACTATGCGGCCCTGGACAAATTGCCCCGCAACGCTTCCCCGGTTCGGTTGAAGAACCGTTGCAAGCTCACGGGCCGTCCCAAAGGATATATGGGTAAGTTCGGCGTTTGCCGTAACGTATTCCGTGAAATGGCTTCTGCAGGAAAGATACCCGGCGTCACCAAGGCGAGCTGGTAA
- the rpsC gene encoding 30S ribosomal protein S3, which translates to MGQKINPVGFRLGIVRGWDSNWYGGKTFSDKLVEDQKIRKYVEARIPKGGIAKVVIERTLKRITLTIHTARPGVVIGKGGNEVDKIKEELKKLTNKDVQINIFEIKRPELDSKLVGESIAQQIEARISYKRAMKQAIASAMRVGAEGIKIKCSGRLAGAEMARTEQYKEGRVPLHTLRADIDYAISESQTVYGKIGIKVWIFKGEIYGKRDLSPNVGVVSNAQQGPGQKGGNERGGNERGGRRREGGGRPGGDRRGGEGGGQRRGGDNRGGGPRRNG; encoded by the coding sequence ATGGGACAAAAAATTAATCCTGTAGGTTTTAGATTGGGCATCGTACGCGGCTGGGATTCCAACTGGTATGGTGGCAAAACCTTCTCCGATAAACTGGTTGAAGACCAGAAAATCAGAAAATACGTAGAGGCACGTATCCCCAAAGGTGGTATCGCGAAAGTGGTGATCGAAAGAACCCTGAAGCGCATCACGCTGACCATTCACACTGCCCGTCCCGGCGTGGTGATCGGTAAAGGTGGAAACGAGGTCGACAAGATCAAGGAAGAGTTGAAGAAACTCACCAACAAGGATGTTCAAATCAATATCTTTGAGATCAAGCGTCCTGAACTGGACTCGAAGCTGGTGGGCGAATCAATCGCACAGCAAATTGAGGCTCGTATCTCTTACAAGCGTGCCATGAAGCAAGCAATCGCTTCGGCTATGCGCGTGGGAGCGGAAGGCATCAAGATCAAATGCTCGGGCCGTTTGGCCGGCGCCGAAATGGCGAGAACAGAGCAATACAAAGAAGGACGGGTGCCCCTGCACACCCTTCGCGCCGACATCGACTATGCGATCTCCGAGTCGCAAACCGTATACGGCAAGATCGGTATCAAAGTATGGATCTTCAAAGGCGAGATCTACGGCAAACGTGATCTTTCCCCGAACGTAGGCGTGGTGAGCAACGCACAACAAGGCCCCGGACAAAAAGGTGGCAATGAGCGCGGCGGCAACGAGAGAGGCGGACGCAGAAGAGAAGGTGGTGGAAGACCGGGCGGCGATCGTCGCGGTGGTGAAGGTGGAGGACAGCGACGCGGCGGCGACAACCGTGGCGGCGGACCGAGAAGAAACGGATAA
- the rpsS gene encoding 30S ribosomal protein S19, protein MGRSIKKGPYSDFRLVKKVEATEKSGKKSVIKTWSRRSTVIPEMIGHTFAVHNGNKFIPVYVTENMVGHKLGEFAPTRTFRGHSGTKKDNAK, encoded by the coding sequence ATGGGACGCTCGATTAAAAAAGGACCATACAGTGACTTCCGTCTCGTGAAGAAAGTTGAAGCCACTGAAAAATCAGGTAAGAAATCTGTTATCAAGACCTGGTCAAGAAGATCAACCGTAATACCCGAGATGATCGGTCATACGTTTGCTGTTCACAATGGAAATAAATTCATTCCGGTATATGTTACGGAAAACATGGTAGGCCACAAACTCGGCGAGTTCGCTCCTACCCGCACCTTCCGTGGACACTCTGGTACTAAGAAAGATAACGCTAAGTAA
- the rplF gene encoding 50S ribosomal protein L6, whose protein sequence is MSRIGKQPISIPSGVTFNFSKENNKVTVKGPKGELYQAIDPDFTVKFENGIVELERPTDQKRHKAMHGLYRALIANMVEGVSKGYKHQLELVGVGYKANAQSNVLELSLGYSHNVFLAVPSEIKVQAVQEKGQNPTIILEGIDKQLLGQVAAKLKSLRKIEPYKGKGIRFTGEYVRRKAGKAAAK, encoded by the coding sequence ATGTCACGAATAGGTAAGCAACCGATAAGCATTCCCTCCGGAGTAACTTTCAACTTCTCGAAAGAGAACAACAAAGTGACCGTGAAAGGACCCAAAGGCGAACTCTACCAGGCCATCGACCCTGACTTTACGGTCAAGTTTGAGAACGGCATTGTAGAATTAGAACGTCCTACAGATCAAAAACGTCACAAGGCTATGCACGGTCTGTACCGCGCATTGATCGCCAACATGGTGGAAGGCGTTTCCAAAGGCTACAAACACCAGCTTGAACTGGTGGGTGTGGGTTACAAAGCCAACGCACAGTCCAACGTGCTCGAACTTAGCTTAGGCTATTCGCACAACGTGTTCCTGGCTGTTCCTTCTGAAATCAAAGTTCAGGCCGTACAAGAAAAAGGTCAGAACCCGACCATCATCCTGGAAGGCATCGACAAACAACTCCTCGGACAAGTAGCCGCCAAGTTGAAGTCGCTCCGCAAGATCGAGCCTTACAAAGGCAAAGGTATTCGCTTCACAGGTGAGTATGTACGCAGAAAAGCTGGTAAGGCTGCTGCTAAGTAA
- the rplP gene encoding 50S ribosomal protein L16, whose protein sequence is MLQPKRTKFRKMQKGRVKGMATRGHSIAFGSFGLKALEGGWITARQLEAARIAVTRAMKREGQVWIRIFPDKPITRKPAEVRMGKGKGAPEYWVAVIKPGTILFEAGGVDIATAKEAMRLAEGKLPMKTKFTIKHDYVEATKA, encoded by the coding sequence ATGTTACAGCCGAAACGAACGAAATTCAGAAAAATGCAAAAGGGCCGTGTGAAAGGAATGGCCACCAGAGGTCACTCTATCGCATTTGGTTCATTTGGATTGAAAGCCCTGGAAGGTGGATGGATCACTGCCCGCCAATTGGAAGCTGCACGTATTGCAGTAACCCGCGCTATGAAGCGTGAAGGTCAGGTATGGATTCGCATTTTCCCCGACAAACCGATTACCCGCAAGCCTGCTGAAGTGCGGATGGGTAAAGGTAAAGGTGCTCCTGAATACTGGGTGGCCGTGATCAAACCCGGAACCATCCTGTTCGAAGCAGGTGGCGTGGACATTGCAACCGCAAAAGAAGCCATGCGCTTAGCAGAAGGCAAGTTGCCGATGAAAACGAAGTTTACGATTAAGCACGACTACGTAGAAGCGACTAAGGCATGA
- the rpmC gene encoding 50S ribosomal protein L29 → MKNSDIKALTVAELQEKIGAEKEALRKMQFAHQVTAIENPMKLRESRKLVARLQTELRAKELQK, encoded by the coding sequence ATGAAAAATTCAGATATCAAAGCATTGACCGTAGCCGAGCTGCAAGAGAAGATCGGCGCCGAGAAAGAAGCGCTCCGCAAGATGCAGTTTGCGCATCAAGTGACAGCCATCGAAAATCCCATGAAACTCCGGGAGTCTCGTAAGCTGGTAGCCAGATTGCAAACAGAATTGAGAGCTAAAGAACTTCAAAAATAA
- the rplE gene encoding 50S ribosomal protein L5 codes for MSAPRLKDKYLTEIVPALKQKFEYKSVMQVPKIEKICINKGMGVAVSDKKLIDVALEEITSISGQKAVSTKSKKAISNFKLRENMPIGVRVTLRGDKMYEFLDRLMSIALPRVRDFRGISAKGFDGRGNYTMGVKEQIIFPEISIDKVNKISGMDITFVTTAQTDEESYELLKAFGMPFANKN; via the coding sequence ATGTCAGCTCCAAGATTAAAGGACAAATACCTGACTGAGATTGTCCCTGCTTTAAAGCAGAAATTTGAGTACAAGTCAGTGATGCAAGTTCCCAAGATCGAGAAGATCTGCATCAACAAGGGTATGGGCGTGGCGGTATCCGACAAGAAACTGATCGACGTGGCGTTGGAAGAAATTACCAGCATCAGCGGCCAGAAGGCGGTATCGACCAAGTCGAAGAAAGCCATCTCCAACTTCAAGTTGAGAGAGAACATGCCGATCGGTGTGCGGGTGACCCTGCGCGGCGACAAGATGTACGAATTCCTGGATCGCCTCATGAGCATCGCCCTTCCCCGGGTACGTGACTTCCGCGGCATTTCCGCCAAAGGATTTGACGGCCGTGGAAACTATACCATGGGTGTGAAAGAACAGATTATCTTCCCCGAGATCTCCATCGACAAGGTGAACAAGATCAGCGGTATGGATATCACGTTCGTGACCACTGCCCAAACAGACGAAGAAAGCTACGAGCTCCTGAAAGCCTTCGGGATGCCTTTTGCGAATAAAAATTAA
- the rplX gene encoding 50S ribosomal protein L24, whose translation MEKKNAKAKLHIRKGDTVKVLAGDDRGKTGKVLEVVREKSRAIVEGINIVTKHTKPSAGKPEGGIKKTEAGVHISNLQLVDPATGKTTRVGRKLDSKGKLQRYSKKTGEIIK comes from the coding sequence ATGGAGAAGAAGAACGCAAAAGCCAAATTGCACATCCGCAAAGGCGACACCGTGAAGGTGTTGGCTGGCGACGATCGTGGCAAGACGGGAAAAGTACTCGAGGTAGTACGTGAAAAAAGCAGAGCCATCGTTGAAGGCATCAACATCGTGACCAAACACACGAAACCTTCTGCCGGCAAGCCCGAAGGCGGCATCAAGAAAACTGAAGCCGGAGTGCACATCAGCAACCTGCAACTGGTTGATCCTGCCACGGGCAAGACCACCCGCGTAGGCCGCAAGCTCGACAGCAAAGGAAAGCTTCAAAGATATTCTAAGAAAACCGGAGAAATTATTAAATAA
- a CDS encoding ABC transporter ATP-binding protein, with translation MTPKTALVSLHQLSVGYALPGGRNILFENLGLSLNAGELTCFMGPNGVGKSTLIRTLAGLQKPLSGDVHYGAVSSHTPAGPLPHQVSVVLTDRIATVQMDVRELVSFGRYPYMGWGITLSKDDQQKVSDALAEVHIQHLADKKLYELSDGQQQMVMIARALAQDTPVILLDEPTAHLDLNNRVEVMNLLRRLARKLNKAILIATHELDLALQTADLIWLAGRGKTLVTGIPEDLVLSGAFDEVFQFKGYDLKTGKVSHEAYRDKMISLHGDGHAYLWTRNALERNGFSVTFPGPSHPHIDVVEKDGHLQWIINQKTSFDTLQSLLTHFI, from the coding sequence ATGACCCCTAAAACCGCCCTCGTTTCGCTTCATCAATTATCGGTCGGCTATGCATTGCCCGGGGGCCGGAATATTCTTTTTGAGAACCTGGGACTTTCACTGAATGCCGGGGAGCTTACGTGTTTTATGGGTCCTAACGGCGTCGGCAAATCTACTTTGATCCGGACGTTGGCGGGATTGCAGAAACCGTTGTCGGGCGACGTTCACTATGGCGCCGTCTCGTCTCACACGCCTGCGGGTCCACTACCCCACCAGGTATCGGTGGTGTTGACCGACCGGATCGCGACGGTGCAGATGGATGTGCGGGAGTTGGTTTCGTTTGGACGCTATCCGTATATGGGGTGGGGCATAACGCTAAGTAAGGACGATCAGCAAAAGGTCAGCGATGCGTTAGCGGAAGTTCACATTCAACACCTGGCCGATAAAAAATTGTATGAGCTCAGCGACGGCCAGCAGCAAATGGTCATGATCGCCCGGGCGCTGGCGCAGGATACACCCGTTATTCTTCTCGATGAGCCCACGGCCCACCTCGATCTGAACAACCGTGTAGAGGTGATGAACCTGCTGCGACGCCTTGCGCGAAAGTTGAACAAGGCCATCCTGATCGCAACCCATGAACTGGACCTTGCCCTTCAAACCGCGGACCTCATCTGGCTGGCAGGACGGGGCAAAACGCTGGTGACCGGAATTCCCGAGGACCTGGTTTTGTCCGGTGCATTTGATGAAGTATTTCAATTCAAAGGATACGATCTGAAAACCGGCAAGGTCTCGCATGAGGCCTATCGCGATAAAATGATCTCGCTTCACGGCGATGGCCATGCTTATCTCTGGACCCGGAATGCGTTGGAGCGAAATGGTTTTAGCGTGACCTTTCCAGGACCCTCCCATCCGCATATCGATGTGGTGGAAAAGGATGGTCATCTCCAATGGATCATCAATCAAAAAACATCGTTCGATACGCTTCAATCCTTGCTGACGCATTTCATATAA